In the Mauremys mutica isolate MM-2020 ecotype Southern chromosome 13, ASM2049712v1, whole genome shotgun sequence genome, one interval contains:
- the LOC123348451 gene encoding olfactory receptor 2AP1-like produces the protein MEKGEGRNQTPILEFILLGFGNVPELQPLLFLMFLVIYAVTVLGNILILVLVVADQHLHTPMYFFLGNLSFLEICYSSTLLPRLLASLLTGDRTISIKGCFVQTYFFGILSATESLLLAAMSYDRYLAICNPLRYAALMNGRICCQLVAGSLISSFLACTTINIFLFESKFCDSKEIDHFFCDFSPVIKLSCGDTQAVQLLTFIVSAIGTFVPFLLVLTSYIRIIATILRIPSITGRQKAFSTCSSHLIVVIVYYGTLITVYVVPTADSHKVLHKLVSVFYTVLTPMINPVIYSLRNQEVNEALRKAILKLVAFRNRHRTLNDNF, from the coding sequence ATGGaaaaaggagaaggaagaaaccAAACACCCATCCTGGAATTCATCCTCTTAGGATTTGGGAATGTCCCTGAACTGCAGCCCCTTCTCTTCCTCATGTTTCTAGTGATCTATGCTGTGACTGTGCTGGGGAACATCCTCATTCTTGtgctagttgtggctgatcagcaccttcacacccccatgtacttcttcctggggaacttgtccttcCTGGAGATCTGCTACAGCTCCACCTTGCTACCCAGGctgctggccagtctcctgactggggacagaaccatttctATTAAGGGCTGCTTTGTGCAAACATATTTCTTTGGTATCCTGTCAGCTACAGAGTCTCTGCTGCTAGCGgcaatgtcttatgatcggtatttagcgatatgcAATCCACTCCGCTATGCTGCTCTGATGAATGGCAGGATTTGTTGCCAGCTAGTCGCAGGGTCCTTGATAAGTAGCTTTCTAGCCTGCACcacaataaatattttcttgttcgAATCAAAGTTTTGTGATTCAAaagaaattgaccatttcttttgtgatttttcacCGGTGATAAAGCTGTCCTGTGGCGACACCCAGGCTGTGCAACTGCTGACATTTATTGTCTCTGCCATAGGGACATTTGTGCCCTTTCTACTGGTCCTGACATCCTACATTCGTATCATcgccaccatcctgagaatcccgtCCATCACagggaggcaaaaggccttttccacctgctcctctcacctcattgtggttaTAGTTTATTATGGGACGCTGATTACTGTCTATGTGGTTCCAACAGCCGACAGTCACAAGGTCCTACACAAACTAGTCTCTGTCttctacacagtcctgactcccatgaTCAACCCAGtaatctacagcctgagaaaccaGGAGGTCAATGAGGCCCTGAGAAAAGCTATTCTTAAACTAGTTGCTTTCAGAAACAGGCATAGAACCTTAAACGACAATTTTTAG